The uncultured Trichococcus sp. DNA segment CGTGCTGATGATCAGGCGGATGATTTCTTCATTCGGCCAGTCGACGATCTCCTGCTTTTGTTTGAACAGATCCAGCAGTTGGTTGATTTCCTTGAACAGAACGCCCGGAATCAGCGTCAGCAGATTGTCGCGCATGGATTCCTGATACAGATATTCCGTCAGAAAGATTTTCCAGATCTTCATGTTGTTGCCGGCGAAATCGATCCTGTCAGGCAGGACACGGTGGAGAAAATGATGGAAGGACAAGTCAGCCATATTCTCTTTGTTTTTCTGCAGTTCTGCAGGAATCAGCACTTCGAGCGACTTGCTGAGGATCGGCAATATGCTGGCATACAGTAGATTCTCCTTCGAACCGAAATGCTTGAAGATGGTGCCTTCCGCCACATCCGCCAAGCGGGCGATGTCCTTTGTCGATGTGTTCGAATAGCCTTTTTCTGCGAACAACTCCAGACTGGCGCTCAAAATAGCCTGCATCTTCGGCGTCAATTTTTCGTTGTTCTGGATTTTGTGTTTAAAGATTTCAAAAACCGAATCCACTCTATCCGCTCCTTTACAGTTGGTTTTGGTTCCATCTTACGGTGTTAACCGGAAACAAGCAAGCAGTTTCCGAAGATTGGTGGTGGATGTGCGGATATGTGAATCTCGGATCTCGGATCGGGCGTAGTTTCCCCGCCAAAGGCCGTTGAGCGGGGAAACTATGTCGTGTGGGGCTCAAAATTCCCCGCCAAAACTGATTTGGCGGGCTAAATCAACTTCATGCGGCCCGAAATAAACCGCCAAAGACTGTTTGGCGGGGAAACTCCCGCCAATTCAGATCGTCAAAGCAGCACCGTCATCAGAATGATGAACGTCACGATGGAGAGGATGACGTTAAGCGACAGAAAATTCATGATGAAGCTCTTGTCGGGGCAATCGCCTTCGATGAAGACAGGGATGATGAAGGAGGGGGGACAGATGAACATCGTGTAGACGGCCATCTGGAACATGCGGTCCAAGCCAAGCAGCCTGTCGATGACGAAAGTGTTCAGCAGATAGGCCAACAGAAGCATCATGCCGATCCTCAGCAATACCGCCGGGAGCGGCACCAAAAGCTGTTTCAAATCGAAGTGGAGTTCATAGCCGATCACCAAAAGGATCAGCGGTAAGGTGATTTCTGCCAACATTCCCGCGGCTGTCAGCAAGGCTGCTGTCGCCGGGTTCGTGTGGAAAAACGTCCGCCCGCCAAGCATGGAGACCAAGATTCCCAAAAACATGCTGATCAGGAAGGGTGATTTGACTATATGTTTGACCTGGTCCTTAAGGCTCATCCTTTTTCTGCCGGTTTGGTTGCAGCCGACTTTATCCAAAAACGTCGCGAGCACGATGAAGATGAATATCAGATTGCCGATATCGAGGATGGCCAATCTGTACAAGTGCTCGGCGCCGAAAGTAGAGATGAAGAGCGGATAGCCGATGATGCCGGTGACGAAGCTGGAATAGACTGCCGGAAAGAATGCATTGGATGATTTCCAGATTTTTTTGAACAAAAACCCCATCGAGAAAGCCAACAGGCAAGTGATGAAAACCGCAACGGAGCCCCATAGGTAGTCCGCTTGCAGATCGGCATCCAACAAAATCAGAAACAAAAGACTGGGTAAGGCCAGATTCAAAATCAGCTTCTTCATGCCTTTGACGGCATCTGCGCTGATGAAGGCGGTCTTCTCCAGAACAATCCCTGTCGTTATCAGCGCGATGACCGGAAATGCCTTTAAGGCGATGGTTATGATGTCATTCATGAAACATTACCTCCTTCATCAACCAATAGTGCCTTCAGATAAGCCCGACAGCGAGCAAAACACCAACCAAGGCAAGCATGATGCCCACGATGATCTGCACCACCCGCAAGGTCATTTTTTCCAGAAGCCGCGAGCCGACGAAGGCGCCCGCAAAAGCGGCAACAATCGCAGCCGCAACCAACGCCCAGTCGGCATCCGTGCCGATGGTGCCCAGATGGTTTGCATAAACGGAAAGCCGGGTAAGATCAATTAAGAAGGCTGCGGCAACGCCGGTCGCGATGAAGGCTTCCTTATCAAGGCCCGCTTTGCTGAGAAAGGCGGAGCGGAGGGCACCCTGATGACCGGACAGGCCGCCGAAGAAGCCGCTGACGGCGCCGCCCAACGGCAACCATTTCTCAGCGAACGCCAGCTTTTCGAAGCGCGGAAGCAACTCCAGAAATGCAAAACCGACCATCAGGACCCCGATGACGACCTTGACCACCGAAATCTGGAACTCCCTTTGGCCGATATCATACGATGCGATCGGCGGTAATTCCGAAAAATAGGTCAGCAGCCACGCGCCCGCGAAAGCCGCAACGATGCCGGGCAGGGCGAATTTCAGCAGTACCTGCTTATCGGCTTTCCGTCCCACCACTGCCAGCTTAAAGACATTGTTCGCCAGATGGACGACCGCCGTCATGGCTATAGCCGCTTCCAAAGGGAAAAAGAGCGCGAATGCCGGCATCAGCAGCGTGCTCAGCCCGAATCCGGAGAAAAGCGTCAAAAAAGATGCGCCGAGGGCAACAAGGCAGACGATCACATACATCATTTTTTCCACAACCTTTGCTTGAGGACATACGAAAAGGACCAGGATAGTTGCTGCGGAAATCAACAGGACAATTTGTATCTTCACCTCCATTGTGCGCCCAATGGAGCGGCTGATGCAAATGATATGACACGGAACGGCATCCTCATTCACCATCCTTCTATCACGATGGAGTGTTTTTTATAGTGGCGACAATCATTCCGGCGTATAATGAACACAAGGAAACGAATGTCAGAACAATGGAACGACCCTTTGGCCTTGCTTAAGGAGGTTCTTTTAAATGAAAAGAAAAATAGCTTTAATCGGAACGTTGACGGCAATCGCCGTATTTTCCGCCGCCTGCGGACAGGACGGGGCTGAATCGGACGAATCAAGCAGCGTCATCGTAAATAGCCAAAGCGAGACAATCGAGTCAACCGCAGGAAGCGACAGCCAATCATCTGCGGAAGCCGATACCAGCATTTCCAGCATCCATTTGGCCGATCCGTATTTCGCGATTTTTGCGAGCAGACAGTATGTGGCGCAGTACCATTACCGGGAATTCACAGGGAATCAGCTGGAGGACCGGTCGCTGACGGTCGCTGTCGATGGCGGGGATCAGGCTATCCGGATCAGCGGGGAAGGCACGGACACAACCTATCTCACTTTGGACGGACTGGCTTATGTAGTCGATCACCTGAACCGGACGATTGCGCGTAACGAAAGCGCGGATCCCGCCGAAGAAACGGAAGACGACGGCATCGTCGCAGCCCCGCCGTTCAAGGATATCGGCAGCACCTACGTCGGCAGCTGGGAGGACCAGGGACTCATCTATGAGGAATACTACACCGCAAATGGCGACCGGATGTTTTATTATTTCGAGGGCAATGTCCTGAAACGGATCCGCTCGACATCTGGGGAAAATGAGTTCAATCTCGATGTCATCGAAATAAGCGACACGGCCGCACCCGACCTCATTCAACTGCCCGA contains these protein-coding regions:
- a CDS encoding TetR/AcrR family transcriptional regulator yields the protein MDSVFEIFKHKIQNNEKLTPKMQAILSASLELFAEKGYSNTSTKDIARLADVAEGTIFKHFGSKENLLYASILPILSKSLEVLIPAELQKNKENMADLSFHHFLHRVLPDRIDFAGNNMKIWKIFLTEYLYQESMRDNLLTLIPGVLFKEINQLLDLFKQKQEIVDWPNEEIIRLIISTVAGFVVAKSMGLSSNTDQSVETDHLILFLEKGLQP
- a CDS encoding sulfite exporter TauE/SafE family protein; protein product: MKIQIVLLISAATILVLFVCPQAKVVEKMMYVIVCLVALGASFLTLFSGFGLSTLLMPAFALFFPLEAAIAMTAVVHLANNVFKLAVVGRKADKQVLLKFALPGIVAAFAGAWLLTYFSELPPIASYDIGQREFQISVVKVVIGVLMVGFAFLELLPRFEKLAFAEKWLPLGGAVSGFFGGLSGHQGALRSAFLSKAGLDKEAFIATGVAAAFLIDLTRLSVYANHLGTIGTDADWALVAAAIVAAFAGAFVGSRLLEKMTLRVVQIIVGIMLALVGVLLAVGLI